In one Hyphomicrobium sp. 99 genomic region, the following are encoded:
- a CDS encoding poly(3-hydroxybutyrate) depolymerase has product MRRHRAATPKCVLMLVVSVSSLASGGCNETAQKEVASVRTLPALGAKVDETSVSGISSGAYMAGQFQMAHAKRVAGAGIIAGGPYGCSESIFAGTLPGTGTALLNLSKAVNGCMLDLLGVWGVSDPQELAAKAKERADKGEIDPIADVVRDRIYLFTGTSDHTVAPSIVQHAATFYEKLGVPQSNIELVSNVPAGHAFVTDGEGSACGTSGEPYVVNCNYDQAGALLKQIYGNLEPRAATPGGDFIVFDQRPFFPRDDSAGLAETGVVYVPRSCKEQPGCRVHIAFHGCSQNREAVGDTFIKESGFARWADTNRFIVLFPQTAGSSINPQGCWDWWGYTGPQYLTRDAPQIAAVNRMLDALQAPGGGA; this is encoded by the coding sequence ATGAGACGCCACCGCGCCGCAACTCCAAAATGTGTGCTGATGCTCGTCGTGAGCGTTTCGTCTCTGGCGTCGGGCGGCTGCAACGAAACCGCGCAAAAAGAAGTGGCATCCGTCCGGACACTTCCTGCACTCGGCGCAAAGGTCGATGAAACATCCGTCTCGGGCATTTCATCCGGCGCCTACATGGCCGGACAATTCCAGATGGCGCACGCCAAACGCGTTGCGGGCGCCGGTATCATCGCGGGCGGGCCCTACGGCTGCTCCGAAAGCATCTTCGCCGGAACGCTTCCGGGCACTGGAACGGCGCTCCTGAACCTCAGCAAAGCCGTCAACGGCTGCATGCTCGACCTTCTCGGCGTCTGGGGTGTCTCGGACCCGCAAGAGCTTGCGGCGAAGGCCAAGGAACGCGCAGACAAAGGCGAAATCGATCCGATCGCCGACGTCGTGCGAGACCGCATCTATCTCTTTACCGGAACCTCGGACCACACCGTCGCGCCCTCGATCGTCCAGCACGCGGCAACGTTCTACGAAAAACTCGGCGTCCCCCAATCGAACATCGAACTCGTCTCAAACGTGCCCGCCGGCCACGCCTTCGTGACGGATGGCGAAGGCAGCGCCTGCGGAACCTCAGGCGAGCCCTACGTCGTCAATTGCAATTACGATCAGGCTGGCGCGCTGCTGAAACAGATCTACGGGAACCTCGAGCCGCGCGCAGCGACGCCCGGCGGCGATTTCATCGTTTTCGATCAACGCCCGTTCTTTCCGCGAGACGACAGCGCCGGACTTGCCGAAACCGGCGTCGTCTACGTTCCGAGGTCCTGCAAGGAGCAACCGGGCTGCCGCGTTCATATCGCCTTCCACGGCTGCTCGCAGAATCGCGAGGCCGTCGGCGACACGTTCATCAAGGAATCGGGCTTCGCCCGATGGGCTGATACGAACCGCTTCATCGTGCTTTTTCCACAGACGGCGGGTTCCTCTATAAACCCGCAAGGCTGTTGGGATTGGTGGGGTTACACGGGACCGCAGTACCTCACGCGTGATGCGCCGCAGATTGCCGCAGTGAACCGTATGCTCGATGCCTTGCAAGCGCCCGGAGGAGGCGCATAA
- a CDS encoding protein-L-isoaspartate O-methyltransferase, with protein sequence MKLAEVRRLFAREMLAIAGVTGNERLENAFARVPREKFLGHGRWHILTPWSHQNVDEQDPAVVYQDVVIALDEERGVNNGSPSLHAHWLDVVAPRPGDRVAHIGAGTGYYSAILSELVGPDGRVTAVEYDSGCAERARENLSSRRNVDVVHANGCFWPEKKSDVVYVNFAIPRPADPWIENLKPGGRMIFPLGIPNSTRSHGRSLNGVGIAATRLEKGYAASSAWPVSFVFAEGLTPEPGNDEIRNLYRSLRNGGWDDVKSLVWKQPVDSANCWYVGPDWSLSYSAVAP encoded by the coding sequence ATGAAACTCGCCGAGGTGCGTCGCCTCTTCGCGCGCGAGATGCTGGCCATCGCAGGCGTGACCGGTAACGAACGGCTCGAAAACGCCTTCGCCCGCGTGCCGCGCGAAAAATTTCTGGGCCACGGCCGATGGCATATTTTGACGCCGTGGTCGCATCAAAACGTCGACGAGCAAGATCCCGCCGTCGTCTACCAGGACGTCGTCATCGCGCTGGACGAGGAACGCGGCGTCAACAACGGCAGTCCCTCGCTGCACGCACACTGGCTCGACGTGGTCGCTCCGCGCCCTGGAGATCGCGTGGCGCACATCGGCGCGGGAACCGGATATTATTCCGCTATCCTGTCGGAGCTCGTCGGGCCTGATGGGCGCGTGACGGCAGTTGAATACGACTCCGGTTGCGCCGAGAGGGCGCGAGAAAACTTGTCCTCCCGCCGGAACGTCGATGTCGTCCACGCCAACGGCTGCTTCTGGCCCGAAAAAAAATCCGATGTCGTGTACGTGAATTTCGCGATCCCCCGTCCGGCCGACCCTTGGATCGAAAATCTCAAACCCGGCGGCCGGATGATCTTCCCCCTCGGCATCCCGAACTCGACGCGCTCGCACGGCCGCTCGTTGAATGGCGTCGGCATCGCGGCAACGCGTCTCGAAAAGGGTTACGCGGCATCGTCGGCCTGGCCGGTCTCATTCGTTTTCGCGGAAGGACTGACGCCGGAACCCGGAAACGACGAAATCAGGAATTTGTATCGCAGCCTCAGAAACGGCGGATGGGACGATGTAAAAAGTCTCGTTTGGAAGCAGCCGGTTGATAGTGCAAACTGCTGGTACGTTGGGCCCGATTGGTCCCTCTCCTACAGCGCCGTTGCACCTTAA
- a CDS encoding DUF411 domain-containing protein, producing the protein MQQANHYDRRAVLGGLALALSSLTTGVWAQSASTLKVFKDPNCRCCNAWVEHLRSHGFETTVTETSEMKAVKARFGVPAALSSCHTAELSGYVIEGHVPFHAIQRLLTEKPQAIGLAVPGMPDGSPGMGGEPEPYDVVIFTKDEQRSFGRYKADRPIA; encoded by the coding sequence ATGCAGCAAGCCAATCACTACGATCGACGCGCTGTTCTTGGAGGTCTCGCATTGGCGCTTTCGTCGTTGACGACTGGCGTCTGGGCTCAGTCAGCGTCCACCCTCAAGGTCTTCAAAGACCCCAACTGCAGATGCTGCAACGCCTGGGTTGAGCATTTGCGCAGTCATGGGTTTGAGACGACCGTAACCGAGACATCTGAAATGAAGGCCGTGAAAGCGCGTTTTGGCGTGCCGGCCGCGCTCTCGTCCTGCCACACAGCTGAGCTTTCGGGTTATGTGATTGAGGGCCACGTGCCGTTCCATGCTATCCAACGGCTGCTGACCGAGAAGCCCCAGGCCATCGGGCTCGCCGTTCCCGGAATGCCCGATGGCTCACCGGGCATGGGTGGTGAGCCAGAACCCTATGATGTGGTGATCTTTACGAAGGATGAGCAGCGGTCGTTTGGCCGTTACAAAGCCGATCGACCCATAGCATAG
- a CDS encoding TIGR02302 family protein: protein MVEPQNRDLGPEISRSFARKVRLSTLALFFERLWPRLWLVIGLALVFAMLSFLGFWAYLDPLIHKIVLAAFALGGIAAGIYAVRIPWPTRDDAIRRIERRSNIPHRPATSYEDTLTSGASDATTSAIWQAHRERLARAIARLRVGRPTPRTDRFDPWALRGLLLVLFIPIALLVTGSLGDRLAAAFRFGSGEAGPPARVDAWVTPPPYTALPPVLLADGSQQAGDGTHERTTFFEVPDRSLLTLRGTGFGSTGLSLEVLSDGATAPVVVPPEKSKNGETSSISETRYEIRKSARIRALSGTRELGAWTFDVVPDAVPKIALTKDITGTPRGSMRVFYKAEDDYGLQSAEVKVRKVPPKPVESVKLWAQPPPLTGPRLPLERPPVLGLKIPRPGAKTVDTSALLDIGEHPWAGQRVQLWLEATDVGGQVGRSEPIEIVLPSRHFKNPLARALIEQRRNLAEDSRNRPKVVRALDALTMEPQGFIKDDGVYLGLRAIYHRLDRQETRAALNESIDELWQIALKIEDGALSQAERALKDAQDHLSDAIEKGDDKEIQDAMAELKKRLNDYLNEMQKNAEKENPSGDQQQQDDQNSELGQQDLDQMMKDLEKSAREGSRDEAERMLSEMRELMDRLQASNSPEARAQQKRAQEMMKKLNELSDLTGKQQQLMDDTFGQQRRQEGQGGSQEDQSGQGSPKSGKGKQGQQNGQGRQQGGQGDMQADQEGGGQQGEGQQGSQGKSGGQQKRGKGSLQDRQAQLRNELDKLQKDLEQMGAGDPDKLANAQESMGKAEDALKQGDLDEAANQQGQALEQMRQSAQQMAEQMQKNAQQRLGRGGNSPRDPMGRPQRAQGPDLGTSVKVPDAIDAQRAREILEELRKRSGENRRPQDELEYIDRLLKRF, encoded by the coding sequence ATGGTAGAGCCTCAAAACAGGGATCTCGGTCCCGAGATTTCACGTTCGTTTGCGCGCAAAGTCCGCCTGAGTACGCTTGCGCTGTTTTTCGAGCGGCTTTGGCCGCGGCTGTGGCTTGTGATTGGCCTGGCGCTGGTCTTCGCCATGCTTTCGTTTCTCGGTTTCTGGGCCTACCTCGACCCGCTGATCCATAAGATCGTGCTGGCAGCGTTCGCCTTGGGCGGTATCGCGGCTGGCATTTACGCGGTTCGCATTCCGTGGCCGACGCGTGATGACGCCATCCGGCGGATCGAGCGCCGCTCCAACATTCCGCACCGGCCCGCGACCTCCTACGAAGATACGCTCACGTCCGGCGCGTCGGACGCCACCACGTCCGCGATTTGGCAGGCGCACCGGGAACGACTGGCGCGGGCGATCGCGCGTCTTCGGGTCGGCCGTCCCACGCCCAGAACCGATCGTTTCGATCCCTGGGCGCTGCGTGGGCTTCTGCTCGTCCTTTTTATTCCAATTGCTCTGCTGGTGACGGGGAGCCTTGGCGACCGGTTGGCCGCTGCTTTCCGTTTCGGCAGTGGCGAGGCTGGCCCTCCGGCCCGCGTCGATGCCTGGGTGACGCCGCCACCCTATACGGCACTTCCTCCCGTGCTACTCGCCGACGGCTCGCAGCAGGCCGGCGACGGGACACATGAGCGGACCACGTTCTTCGAGGTTCCGGATCGCAGCCTGCTGACTCTCAGAGGCACCGGCTTCGGCTCAACCGGCCTGTCGCTCGAAGTCTTGAGCGATGGCGCCACCGCGCCGGTCGTCGTGCCGCCTGAAAAATCGAAGAACGGTGAAACATCGAGCATTTCGGAAACGCGGTATGAAATCCGCAAATCGGCCCGCATTCGCGCGCTCTCGGGAACGCGGGAGCTTGGGGCTTGGACATTCGACGTCGTTCCCGACGCTGTGCCGAAGATCGCGCTGACGAAGGACATCACCGGTACGCCGCGCGGATCGATGCGTGTCTTCTACAAGGCAGAGGACGATTACGGTCTGCAGAGTGCGGAAGTTAAGGTGCGCAAGGTGCCGCCGAAGCCTGTCGAGAGCGTGAAGTTGTGGGCGCAGCCGCCGCCGCTGACGGGGCCGCGGTTGCCGCTCGAGCGTCCGCCGGTGCTCGGCCTCAAAATTCCACGTCCGGGCGCGAAAACGGTCGATACGTCGGCGCTCCTCGATATCGGAGAGCACCCCTGGGCGGGGCAGCGCGTTCAGCTCTGGCTCGAAGCGACGGATGTCGGCGGTCAGGTCGGGCGCAGTGAGCCGATTGAAATCGTGCTGCCGTCGCGGCACTTCAAAAATCCGCTGGCGCGCGCCTTGATCGAGCAGCGGCGCAACCTTGCAGAAGATTCGCGCAACCGGCCGAAGGTGGTTCGCGCGCTCGACGCGCTGACCATGGAGCCGCAGGGCTTCATCAAAGACGACGGCGTCTATCTCGGTCTCAGGGCGATTTATCATCGTCTCGACCGGCAGGAGACGCGCGCGGCGCTGAATGAGTCGATCGATGAGCTTTGGCAGATTGCGCTGAAGATCGAGGATGGTGCGCTGTCGCAAGCCGAGCGCGCGCTCAAGGACGCGCAAGATCATCTGTCGGACGCTATCGAGAAGGGCGACGACAAAGAAATTCAAGATGCGATGGCGGAGCTGAAGAAGCGGCTCAACGACTATCTCAACGAAATGCAGAAGAACGCCGAGAAGGAAAATCCCTCTGGCGATCAACAGCAGCAGGACGATCAGAATTCCGAGCTCGGTCAGCAAGACCTCGACCAGATGATGAAGGATCTGGAGAAGAGCGCGCGCGAAGGTTCGCGCGATGAAGCCGAGCGAATGCTGTCTGAAATGCGCGAATTGATGGATCGCCTGCAGGCGAGCAATTCGCCGGAAGCGCGCGCGCAGCAGAAACGCGCGCAGGAGATGATGAAGAAGCTCAACGAGCTGAGCGATCTCACCGGCAAGCAGCAGCAGCTGATGGACGATACGTTTGGTCAGCAGCGCCGCCAGGAAGGGCAGGGCGGCTCGCAGGAAGATCAAAGCGGTCAGGGTTCACCGAAGTCCGGTAAGGGCAAACAGGGTCAGCAGAATGGCCAGGGCCGTCAGCAAGGCGGACAGGGCGATATGCAGGCCGACCAGGAAGGCGGCGGACAGCAGGGCGAAGGTCAGCAGGGTTCGCAAGGCAAGTCAGGCGGACAGCAGAAGCGCGGCAAGGGTAGTCTTCAGGATCGCCAGGCGCAGCTTCGCAACGAACTCGACAAGCTGCAAAAGGATCTCGAGCAAATGGGTGCGGGCGATCCCGACAAGCTCGCCAATGCGCAGGAGTCCATGGGCAAGGCCGAGGACGCTTTGAAGCAGGGCGATCTCGACGAGGCAGCCAATCAGCAGGGTCAGGCACTCGAGCAGATGCGTCAGAGCGCTCAGCAGATGGCCGAGCAGATGCAGAAGAACGCGCAGCAGCGTCTCGGTCGTGGCGGCAATTCTCCCCGCGATCCGATGGGCCGGCCGCAGCGCGCGCAGGGCCCGGATCTCGGCACGTCGGTCAAGGTGCCCGACGCGATCGACGCGCAGCGGGCGCGGGAAATTCTCGAAGAGCTGCGCAAGCGTTCGGGCGAGAACCGCAGGCCGCAAGACGAACTCGAATACATCGACCGGCTGCTGAAGCGGTTCTAG
- the lysA gene encoding diaminopimelate decarboxylase, whose translation MHHFQYRSGILHAEDVSLARIAAEVGTPFYCYSTATLVRHYEVLARAFRGQDALICFAVKANSNQAVLATMARLGAGMDVVSEGELRRARAAGVPASKIIFAGVGKTRGEMAYALEEGIHGFNVESEPELRALSEVATVLGKTASIAIRVNPDVDAKTHAKISTGKAENKFGVPYEDARDLYAEAAKLPGIKISGIHMHIGSQITDLAPFRDAFRLLADLARDLKANGIALEHLDIGGGLGVPYRGANDIPPTPDEYAAVVKETLGDLGLKLVLEPGRMIVGNAGVLVTQVIYVKEGTDKTFTIVDAAMNDLIRPTLYEAHHDVWPVNEARSDMPPIQQDIVGPVCETGDFLAEDRALSPVEPGDLLAVMTAGAYGAVMSSTYNSRLLIPEVLVDGDRYAVVRPRPSYDDLIGADHLPPWLKA comes from the coding sequence ATGCATCACTTTCAGTATAGGTCCGGCATTCTCCATGCCGAGGACGTGAGCCTCGCACGCATCGCGGCAGAGGTTGGAACGCCCTTCTATTGCTATTCGACGGCGACGCTTGTCCGCCATTACGAGGTTCTGGCGCGGGCATTCCGGGGCCAGGACGCGCTCATCTGCTTTGCCGTCAAGGCGAACTCCAACCAGGCGGTGCTCGCGACGATGGCGCGGCTCGGCGCGGGTATGGATGTCGTGTCCGAAGGCGAACTTCGCCGTGCGCGGGCAGCTGGCGTGCCGGCATCGAAGATCATTTTCGCGGGCGTCGGCAAGACGCGGGGCGAAATGGCTTACGCGCTCGAAGAGGGCATCCACGGCTTCAACGTGGAGAGCGAGCCCGAGCTTCGGGCGCTGAGCGAGGTTGCGACGGTACTCGGGAAGACCGCCTCCATCGCCATTCGCGTCAACCCGGACGTCGATGCGAAGACCCATGCGAAAATCTCGACAGGCAAGGCCGAGAACAAGTTCGGCGTGCCCTACGAGGATGCGCGCGACCTCTATGCCGAGGCGGCGAAGCTTCCGGGCATCAAGATTTCCGGCATTCACATGCACATCGGCAGCCAGATCACGGATCTCGCGCCGTTTCGCGATGCGTTTCGGCTGCTCGCCGATCTTGCGCGTGATCTGAAGGCCAACGGTATTGCGCTCGAGCATCTCGATATTGGCGGCGGTCTTGGCGTTCCTTACCGGGGCGCGAACGATATTCCGCCGACGCCTGATGAATACGCGGCTGTCGTCAAGGAGACGCTCGGCGATCTCGGTCTCAAACTCGTTCTCGAGCCTGGGCGCATGATCGTCGGCAACGCGGGTGTTCTCGTCACCCAGGTCATCTACGTGAAGGAAGGCACCGACAAGACGTTCACGATCGTCGATGCGGCGATGAACGACTTGATCCGCCCGACGCTTTATGAGGCCCACCACGACGTTTGGCCGGTCAACGAAGCGCGCTCGGACATGCCGCCGATCCAGCAGGATATCGTTGGTCCGGTTTGCGAGACGGGCGATTTTCTCGCGGAAGACCGGGCGTTATCGCCGGTCGAGCCTGGCGATCTCCTGGCCGTCATGACGGCGGGAGCTTATGGCGCGGTGATGTCATCCACCTACAACAGCCGCTTGCTCATCCCGGAAGTGCTCGTTGACGGCGACCGCTACGCCGTCGTGCGGCCGCGGCCGAGCTACGACGATTTGATCGGTGCCGATCATCTGCCGCCGTGGCTGAAGGCCTGA
- the gcvA gene encoding transcriptional regulator GcvA produces MARRLPPLNALKAFEAAARLSSFSRAAAELNVTHAAISRHIRTLESEFRTPLFERTGRGVTLTEAGQSLAQELTKGFDLIAAASSRFARPSRRRKRLVVTSDVSFAALWLVPRLGKFTELHPEIDIVLDPSHRLVDFAKEDFDLGVRFGGGEWTGVDARKLLDAKLMLVSSPKFLADSPLAAPADLDGALLIQETAKECWNAWLAAAGISGRVVPSGPTLNGDLALAAAEAGQGFALADQIQAGDALLAKRLVRPFDIVVSRQGYYLVSRAGAKVPEAAAVFETWLASELQSFADKLTAQFAAAVFGTKRVRKPPMT; encoded by the coding sequence ATGGCTCGCCGATTGCCGCCGCTCAATGCTCTGAAAGCGTTCGAAGCCGCCGCGCGGCTATCGAGTTTTTCGCGCGCGGCAGCGGAGCTCAACGTCACGCACGCCGCGATCAGCCGTCATATCCGCACGCTCGAATCCGAATTCCGAACGCCGCTGTTCGAGCGGACTGGCCGCGGAGTAACACTGACGGAAGCCGGGCAATCACTGGCGCAGGAATTGACGAAGGGGTTCGATCTGATCGCAGCTGCGTCGAGCCGCTTCGCGCGTCCATCGCGGCGGCGAAAGCGATTGGTCGTGACGTCGGATGTTTCGTTTGCGGCCCTTTGGCTGGTGCCCCGGCTCGGAAAATTCACGGAGCTTCACCCGGAGATCGATATCGTTCTCGACCCGAGCCACCGGCTCGTCGATTTCGCCAAGGAGGACTTCGATCTCGGCGTCCGTTTCGGTGGTGGCGAATGGACCGGCGTCGATGCACGGAAGCTCCTCGATGCGAAACTGATGCTCGTCTCAAGTCCGAAATTCCTGGCGGACAGTCCTTTGGCGGCGCCTGCCGATCTCGACGGCGCGCTTCTCATTCAGGAGACGGCGAAGGAGTGCTGGAACGCGTGGCTTGCCGCTGCGGGAATTTCAGGCCGCGTGGTGCCGTCCGGGCCAACTCTCAATGGCGATCTTGCGCTTGCGGCGGCGGAAGCGGGGCAAGGCTTCGCGCTCGCCGATCAGATTCAGGCGGGAGATGCGCTTCTGGCGAAGCGGCTCGTGCGTCCGTTCGATATCGTCGTGTCGCGGCAGGGTTACTATCTCGTTAGCCGCGCCGGTGCGAAGGTACCGGAGGCAGCCGCCGTTTTCGAAACGTGGCTCGCCTCAGAGCTTCAGTCGTTCGCGGACAAGCTTACTGCTCAGTTCGCTGCGGCGGTTTTCGGGACGAAGCGCGTGAGGAAGCCGCCGATGACTTGA
- a CDS encoding lipoprotein has product MAVLPHSTKSWIAVALIGAACAGFAGCGVKGPVEPPPAAKAAGDAKSPDAHAAGENSDAPPKPHESFILDPLLR; this is encoded by the coding sequence ATGGCCGTGCTCCCGCACAGCACGAAATCCTGGATCGCGGTGGCGCTTATCGGCGCGGCCTGCGCCGGTTTTGCGGGCTGCGGCGTGAAAGGGCCGGTCGAACCGCCGCCAGCCGCCAAGGCGGCCGGGGATGCGAAATCGCCCGATGCTCACGCCGCGGGCGAAAATTCGGATGCTCCGCCGAAACCGCACGAATCGTTCATCCTCGATCCGCTGTTGCGATAA